The following proteins are co-located in the Cutaneotrichosporon cavernicola HIS019 DNA, chromosome: 3 genome:
- the RPL23A gene encoding uncharacterized protein (Belongs to the universal ribosomal protein uL14 family) has product MSKNAATGTKFRMSLGLPVGAIMNCADNSGAKNLYVISVIGFGARLNRLPAAAPGDMIMASVKKGKPELRKKVMPAVICRQRKPWRRRDGVFLYFEDNAGVIVNAKGEMKGSAINGPVAKECADLWPRIASNAGTVV; this is encoded by the exons ATGTCGAAGAACGCTGCTACCGGCACCAAGTTCAGGATGTCCCTC GGTCTCCCCGTCGGCGCCATTATGAACTGCGCGGACAACTCGGGGGCCAAGA ACCTCTACGTTATCTCGGTCATCGGCTTCGGTGCCCGCCTCAACCGTCTCCCCGCTGCCGCGCCCGGTGACATGATCATGGCTTCGGTGAAGAAGGGTAAGCCCGAGCTCCGCAAGAAGGTCATGCCCGCCGTCATCTGCCGCCAGCGCAAGCCCTGGCGCCGTCGTGACGGTGTCTTCCTCTACTTCGAGGACAACGCCGGTGTCATCGTCAacgccaagggcgagatgAAGGGTTCCGCCATCAACGGCCC CGTCGCCAAGGAGTGCGCCGACCTCTGGCCCCGTATCGCCTCCAACGCCGGCACCGTCGTTTAA
- the IRC5 gene encoding uncharacterized protein (Class II histone deacetylase complex subunits 2 and 3), producing MRTTSASAVPSLVSADDAPSSMVSSPRTPSEADHDQPPLLNDKDNLGANEVEIKDEEPEAVDPEEAVRANRLKFLLDKSEIYAKVIGDRMERQQVEKARTEALALSRRANREKRTEAGPSRETRSGGKSDASPLKRRRRDERPSSKRVKLEVPQAKPEPREDDGEPKQYSFRQPDLVTGATLRDYQLAGVQWMISLYENGLNGILADEMGLGKTLQTISFFAHLRAKGTWGPFLIVCPLSVLHNWISEFEKFAPSIPVVMYHGTQDERAEIRATRLQPPPNSNVGNIRENVYRKGKKRPASAHYKFRRGTNTTDTYPIIVTTYEICINDQKHLSGLLFKFIVVDEGHRLKNLDCKLIRELKSYTSANRMILTGTPLHNNLAELWSLLNFILPDIFDDLDAFQQWFNLGDMGSEGLLDKTAIVTSLHAILKPFLLRRLKSEVERGLPPKKEYLLYAPLTQQQKDFYHAILTRNHRQYLINAIAGVNLDAEDVESLLDGETPSQETAGRATRDKAEINYRIEENDHKYIRNLEKAAGTKAVMAKPKGHSTKEQQALQINNAIKTVNNMRLQNLIMQLRKISSHPFLFYWPTDPETGEEIVDERLINASGKMLLLNRLLDALFAKGHKVLIFSQFTTMLDIIQDWATLYKGIKLCRIDGTTTQEERRSQMDEFNNGGDSPDACKLFILSTRAGGLGINLVAADTVIFFDQDWNPQMDLQAQDRAHRIGQTKPVLIFRLVSEHTVETKILQKAGDKRKLEALVIQQGKFGKVVDENGRVLLGRSSTRGQSTADMARALLDLDGEEINVADASDKIISDADLEVLLDRSPEAYARQKGWAAGLGKVGQKGREAQLAKGERTAFEVFETQRDEAAEGLAHMFEGDGEKEEQ from the exons ATGCGCACAACCAGCGCATCTGCCGTCCCATCACTCGTCTCTGCTGATGacgcaccttcctccatgGTCTCTTCCCCACGTACACCCTCCGAGGCTGATCATGaccaacctcctctcctcaaTGACAAGGACAATTTGGGCGCAaacgaggtcgagatcaaggacgaggagccaGAGGCCGTCGATCCAGAA GAAGCCGTGCGCGCCAACAGACTCAAGTTCCTTCTGGACAAGTCGGAGATCTACGCCAAGGTCATTGGTGACCGCATGGAGCGGCAGCaggtcgagaaggccaGAACGGAGGCCCTTGCCTTGAGCCGCCGTGCGAACAGGGAGAAGCGCACCGAGGCGGGCCCGAGCCGGGAGACCCGCAGCGGAGGAAAGTCTGACGCATCACCGCTCAAGCGGAGACGGCGCGATGAGCGGCCCTCGTCCAAGCgtgtcaagctcgaggtgcCCCAGGCCAAGCCAGAGCCccgcgaggacgacggtgAGCCGAAGCAGTATTCGTTCCGACAGCCCGATCTCGTCACCGGCGCGACACTGCGTGATTACCAGCTAGCCGGCGTCCAGTGGATGATCTCGCTGTATGAGAACGGTCTCAACGGCATTCTCGCTGATGAGATGGGTCTCGGCAAG actCTGCAGACTATCTCTTTCTTCGCCCACCTCCGTGCCAAAGGGACATGGGGACCATTCCTCATCGTCTGTCCGCTTTCTGTTCTGCACAACTGGATTTCCGAGTTTGAGAAGTTCGCCCCTTCCATCCCCGTTGTGATGTACCACGGCACGCAAGATGAGCGCGCTGAAATCCGCGCGACACGCCTCCAACCGCCGCCCAACTCGAATGTCGGCAACATCCGCGAGAACGTGTAccgcaagggcaagaagcggCCTGCTTCCGCACATTACAAGTTCAGGCGTGGCACCAACACCACCGACACATACCCGATCATTGTGACGACGTACGAGATTTGCATCAACGACCAGAAGCATCTCAGTGGGCTGCTGTTCAAGTTCATTGTAGTGGACGAGGGGCATCGACTCAAGAACCTCGATTGCAA gctCATCCGTGAGCTCAAGTCGTACACGAGTGCCAACCGCATGATTCTCACGGGCACGCCCCTTCAT AACAACCTCGCTGAGCTGTGGTCGCTCCTCAACTTTATCCTGCCAGACATCTTTGATGACCTGGACGCGTTCCAGCAGTGGTTTAATCTGGGCGACATGGGGTCGGAGGGGTTACTCGACAAGACTGCCATTGTCACGTCTCTGCATGCCATCCTCAAACCGTTCCTCCTACGACGCCTCAAGTCGGAGGTTGAGCGTGGCCTGCCTCCCAAGAAGGAGTACCTCCTCTACGCTCCTCTTACCCAACAACAGAAGGACTTTTATCACGCGATCCTGACCCGGAACCACCGCCAGTATCTGATTAACGCCATCGCTGGCGTGAACCtggacgccgaggatgtcgaGTCTCTCCTTGACGGAGAGACGCCAAGCCAGGAGACAGCCGGCCGCGCCACACGTGACAAGGCTGAGATCAATTACCGCATCGAAGAGAACGACCACAAATACATACGCAACCTTGAGAAAGCTGCTGGGACAAAGGCCGTCATGGCCAAGCCGAAGGGTCATTCAACCAAGGAGCAGCAGGCGCTGCAGATCAACAATGCCA TCAAGACGGTCAACAACATGCGCTTGCAGAACCTTATCATGCAGCTGCGCAAGATCTCGTCCCATCCTTTCCTTTTCTACTGGCCCACAGACCCGGAAACGGGGGAGGAGATTGTTGACGAGAGGTTAATCAATGCTAGTGGCAAGATGCTGCTTCTGaaccgcctcctcgatgcACTCTTCGCCAAGGGCCACAAGGTCCTGATCTTCTCGCAGTTCACGACCATGCTCGACATTATT CAAGACTGGGCCACCCTGTACAAGGGCATCAAGCTGTGTCGTATCGACGGCACCACGACACAGGAAGAACGTCGCTCACAGATGGACGAGTTCAACAACGGCGGGGACAGCCCCGACGCCTGCAAGCTGTTCATCCTCAGCACACGTGCTGGTGGCCTTGGTATCAACTTGGTGGCGGCCGATACGGTCATCTTCTTCGACCAGGACTGGA ATCCCCAGATGGACTTGCAGGCGCAGGACCGTGCGCACCGTATCGGCCAGACCAAGCCTGTCCTCATCTTCCGTCTGGTGTCTGAGC ACACCGTCGAGACGAAGATCCTGCAGAAGGCGGGAGacaagcgcaagctcgaggccctcgtAATCCAGCAGGGCAAGTTTGGCAAGGTCGTTGACGAGAACGGGCGCGTGTTACTCGGCCGATCCAGTACCCGAGGGCAGTCAACCGCGGACATGGCACGCGCGCTacttgacctcgacggcgaggagatcaacgtcgccgacgcATCCGATAAGATCATCTCtgacgccgacctcgaggtgctcctcgaccgctcGCCGGAAGCGTACGCGCGCCAGAAGGGCTGGGCTGCGGGTCTTGGTAAGGTCGGCCAGAAGGGCCGCGAGGCGCAGCtggccaagggcgagcgcACGGCGTTCGAGGTGTTCGAAAcgcagcgcgacgaggctgccgagggCCTCGCCCACATgttcgagggcgacggcgagaaggaggagcagtAG
- the KEL3 gene encoding uncharacterized protein (Domain of unknown function (DUF4110)) — protein sequence MPPKKGANTGKAAAKAAKKEKQASKAAKKEAAAIKASSKGKGKAAKEEDEEDLDAILDRYKAEIEALTANTVTTLETPPPPRTGALFLPSPSTLSSESNHLYLIFGEYFDGQRATFYPSVLRYDVGKDEWREYKSGNAPAPRSSAAGVAGAGLAEGGGILIFGGEYASPTQTSFHHYRDMWLFSCKTHSWEKIDFKRGPTGRSGHRMVLWKNYVVLFGGFIDVGVRTNYLSDLWVFDMDTFRWHQIEHIDKDRAPGPRSGFSFIPCPEGAILYGGYRKEYVKGTRPKGMPLDDCWLLRMDADLSQLKWERRKKVGYAPTLRSGASMAYWASKGMGVLFGGVLDEEKDEESMESVFYNDLFAYNPAGNGRWSSLNLKKKKKKGGKRRARKAIAIEQRNGDDDADMDMADEQGDGDGDGDEMVTREPSPSPSPMPVDDDDDDDDDDDPQKTVPLTRYNAMLAIIKNTLFIYGGIFETASPAREYTLDDFVTLNLEKLDRFNHLRGTGIDEMVWAGSDDEDGQSDSEDDEDDDEDEEDEEEELAALEDEEEGDGEAREAAHAALSQAEKDALRREATKFMGVSKDAGRTEDDVLSTPLPGENLRMFYERTREYWAGMAYNRSGNRGKTLRREGFHLASARYDEYRPVLEEIQRIQREAELDAAAVAASKRTTMGVVGEGGRNRR from the exons ATGCCCCCAAAGAAGGGCGCTAACACAGGCAaggcggccgccaaggccgccaagaaggagaagcaggcgtccaaggcggcgaagaaggaggccgcTGCTATCAAGGCTTCGTCAAaaggcaagggcaaggcggccaaggaggaggacgaggaggacctcgacgcgatcCTCGACCGCTACAAGGCGGAGATCGAGGCG CTTACCGCGAACACGGTGACAACGCTCGAGaccccaccgccgccgcgcactGGTGCACTGTTcttgccgtcgccatcgacgcTGTCGTCAGAAAGCAACCACCTGTACCTTATCTTCGGGGAGTACTTTGACGGGCAGCGCGCCACATTCTACCCTTCCGTACTGCGATATGACGTGGGCAAGGACGAGTGGCGAGAGTACAAGAGCGGGaacgcgccggcgcccCGCAGCAGTGCCGCAGGTGTGGCAGGAGCGGGgctggccgagggcggGGGAATCCTCATTTTTGGCGGGGAGTACGCGAGTCCGACGCAGACGAGCTTCCACCACTACCGCGACATGTGGTTGTTCTCATGCAAGACACACAGCTGGGAGAAGATCGATTTCAAGCGCGGGCCCACTGGCCGCAGCGGGCACCGCATGGTGCTATGGAAGAACTACGTGGTTCTGTTTGGCGGATTTATCGATGTCGGCGTGAGGA CCAACTACCTGTCCGACCTGTGGGTGTTTGACATGGACACATTCCGGTGGCATCAGATAGAGCACATTGACAAGGATCGCGCTCCCGGCCCACGCAGCGGCTTCTCCTTCATCCCCTGCCCAGAGGGGGCCATACTGTATGGCGGTTACCGCAAGGAGTACGTCAAGGGCACAAGACCAAAGGGCATGCCACTTGACGACTGCTGGCTGCTGCGCATGGACGCAGACTTGTCGCAGCTCAAGTGGGAGCGCCGGAAGAAGGTCGGGTACGCGCCAACCCTGCGCTCGGGCGCGTCCATGGCGTACTGGGCGAGCAAGGGTATGGGTGTGCTCTTTGGCGGCgtgctggacgaggagaaggatgaggagagcATGGAGTCAGTGTTCTACAATGACCT TTTCGCGTACAACCCAGCCGGAAATGGGCGGTGGTCCAGTCTGAACctgaagaagaagaagaagaagggcggTAAGCGGCGAGCACGGAAGGCCATTGCAATTGAGCAGAggaacggcgacgacgatgccgaCATGGACATGGCGGATGAGcaaggcgacggcgacggcgacggcgatgaAATGGTAACAAGAGAGCCCAGTCCGTCACCCTCCCCCATGCctgtcgacgacgacgacgacgacgacgatgacgacgacccgCAAAAGACCGTCCCCCTGACTCGGTACAACGCGATGCTTGCCATCATCAAGAACACCCTATTTATCTACGGGGGGATTTTCGAGACGGCTTCTCCTGCCCGCGAGTATACGCTGGACGACTTTGTGACCCTCAACCTGGAAAAGTTGGACCGCTTCAACCATTTACGCGGAACAGGGATCGACGAGATGGTCTGGGCTGGcagcgatgacgaggacgggcaGTCCGACTCtgaggacgacgaagacgatgatgaagacgaggaggatgaggaggaagagctcGCTGcactcgaggacgaggaggagggcgacggcgaggcgcgcgaggcggcacACGCCGCTCTCAGTCAGGCGGAAAAGGACGCGCTGCGACGTGAAGCGACAAAGTTCATGGGTGTGTCTAAGGACGCTGGACggaccgaggacgacgtgctTTCCACCCCTTTGCCAGGCGAGAATTTGCGCATGTTCTATGAGCGCACAAGGGAGTACTGGGCCGGCATGGCGTACAACCGCAGTGGGAACCGTGGGAAAACACTGCGGCGGGAAGGATTCC acctCGCAAGCGCGCGGTACGATGAGTACCGgcccgtcctcgaggagatccAGCGCATccagcgcgaggcggagctcgacgccgctgcGGTCGCTGCCAGCAAGCGCACGACGATGGGTGTCGTCGGCGAAGGCGGACGCAACCGCCGCTAG
- the SPT16 gene encoding uncharacterized protein (FACT complex subunit (SPT16/CDC68)): MSDVKLDSAVFFKRASKIFDALEKPLGDTAELAQVDAIQIFLGDAGDDSASFNKTAALQTYLLGFEFPSTIIIVWKSSKKITFVCSSSKAKILRQLQSQQGIEIDVRVRAPKDESTARVIPDLILSLADMKLGVIPKDKTSGKLSDEWNTAIAEAKGGLQTVDVTVAMSAVLAVKDQDEIDATVTAARLVSTCMEKYFKSKMEALIDRGTEITHEAFSQLVEEKIGNDDKGADMKLWNKNPKLANVDFTNTDWVYSPIIQSGGEYDLRVSAYSNENPLKPGVILSSLGIRYKSYCASSARTFMINPSKKQESNFSTLLDVRLEVIKMCKAGVAVRDLYNTAHAAFQERGLGGHFPKNIGFACGLEYRDSSFLLAPKNERKLETNMTLVISLGLQDLPDKNGNYSLLLSDTVQVGPNAGTSLTEGCVKLRDVVMELDDEDEPEPEPKPKPKAAAAKPKKSVSNGTTKSPAKTRGAGTVKATRGAQREQVESTTEQRIKLHQQELHAQRKAAGLKKWANGGKGNDEGSGKVIKKFESYKREEQLPSIVSERRIYVDEGRQSVVLPINGFATPFHVSIIKNVSKIEEAEHLALRINFQSPGQIAGKKEDMPFEDPDATFVRSLTFRSKDKRHIEKVFTQISELKKAATKREAERKEMADVIEQERLIEIKGRHPYVLKNLFPRPNMEGKKMDGNLEIHSNGIRFRPDTMPGKTPDKDHKIDLLFSNMKHLFFQPSEKELIVLLHVHLKAPIMIGKKKTWDVQFYREVSDMNFDETTGKRRKARYGDEDEIEQEQEDRRRRAELDKMFQAFAKRVSDAAQQQQYEIEVDVPFRELGFSGVPHRTNVTLMPTTDCLVHLSEMPFTVITLSEIETVHFERVQFGLKAFDMVFVFNDFKKAPTAINSIPVVHLDNVKEWLDSVDIPISEGPVNLSWPQIMKTINDDPYEFYSMGGWEFLVGNGESDAEDESSEGSVFEDESDDFDEDESNSESDFSDDDDDDSDGSGGDFSDESGESWDALERKAKRADDKRADEFSDDDRKKKKNGGRR; the protein is encoded by the exons atgtccgacgTCAAGCTGGACTCCGCTGTCTTCTTCAAGCGCGCCAGTAAGATCTTTGACGCGCTGGAG AAACCATTGGGGGACACAGCAGAACTCGCACAAGTCGATGCGATCCAGATCTTTCTCGGCGACGCAGGTGACGACTCGGCGTCATTCAACAAGACCGCAGCGCTCCAG ACCTACTTGTTAGGCTTCGAGTTCCCTTCCACGATCATCATTGTCTGGAAGTCGTCCAAGAAGATCACGTTCGTGTGCAGCTCGTCAAAAG CGAAGATCTTGCGCCAACTTCAGTCACAACAAGGGATCGAGATCGACGTGAGAGTGCGCGCCCCGAAGGATGAATCCACGGCTCGCGTCATCCCTGACCTCATCCTgtcgctcgccgacatGAAGCTCGGCGTCATTCCCAAAGACAAGACGAGCGGCAAGCTTTCCGATGAGTGGAACACAGC CATTGCGGAAGCCAAAGGAGGCCTCCAGACTGTGGACGTCACTGTTGCTATGTCGgccgtccttgccgtcAAGGACCAGGACGAGATT GACGCGACCGTCACTGCTGCGCGCTTAGTCTCGACGTGTATGGAGAAGTACTTCAAGTCGAAGATGGAGGCGTTAATCGACCGTGGCACGGAGATCACCCACGAGGCATTCTCTCAactggtcgaggagaagattgGCAACGACGACAAGGGTGCGGACATGAAGCTGTGGAACAAGAATCCTAAGCTGGCGAACGTCGACTTTACCAACACTGACTGGGTCTACTCGCCCATCATCCAGTCGGGTGGCGAGTACGACCTGCGTGTGTCGGCATACTCGAACGAGAACCCCCTCAAGCCTGgcgtcatcctctccaGCCTGGGCATTCGCTACAAGTCATACTGTGCTAGCTCCGCGCGGACATTCATGATCAACCCCTCCAAG AAGCAGGAGTCCAACTTCTCCACTCTATTGGACGTGCGCTTAGAGGTGATCAAGATGTGCAAAGCAGGTGTGGCCGTCAGAGACCTCTACAATACCGCCCACGCGGCGTTCCAGGAGCGCGGACTGGGCGGACACTTTCCCAAGAACATTGGGTTCGCGTGTGGACTTGAGTACCGAGACAGCTCCTTCTTACTTGCCCCTAAGAATGAGCGTAAGCTGGAGACCAACATGACCCTGGTCATCTCTCTTGGATTACAGGATCTTCCCGACAAGAACGGCAA CTACAGTCTTCTCCTCTCTGACACCGTCCAGGTCGGCCCGAACGCCGGCACCTCTCTCACCGAGGGCTGCGTCAAGCTGCGTGACGTGGTCATGgagctggacgacgaggacgagcccgagcctgagcccaagcccaagcccaaggcggCTGCCGCCAAGCCGAAGAAGTCTGTGAGCAACGGGACCACGAAGTCGCCAGCCAAGACTCGCGGTGCTGGAACTGTCAAGGCGACCCGTGGAGCTCAgcgcgagcaggtcgaATCGACGACCGAACAACGTATCAAGCTCCACCAGCAAGAGTTACACGCGCAGCGCAAAGCCGCTGGCTTGAAGAAATGGGCCAACGGTGGCAAGGGAAATGACGAGGGCAGTGGCAAGGTCATTAAGAAGTTCGAGTCGTACAAGCGTGAGGAGCAACTTCCCAGCATTGTGTCCGAGCGGCGAATCTATGTTGACGAGGGACGTCAATCGGTCGTCTTGCCCATCAACGGCTTCGCGACACCTTTCCACGTCTCGATCATCAAGAATGTCTCCAAGAttgaggaggccgagcatCTTGCCCTGCGCATCAACTTCCAGTCGCCAGGTCAGATTGCGGGCAAAAAGGAGGACATG CCCTTCGAGGACCCCGACGCCACGTTTGTGCGTTCCCTCACGTTCAGGTCCAAGGACAAGCGTCACATTGAAAAAGTCTTCACTCAGATTTCTGAGCtgaagaaggcggcgaCCAAACGCGAGGCTGAGCGCAAGGAGATGGCGGATGTCATCGAGCAGGAGCGACTGATTGAAATCAAGGGCCGGCATCCGTACGTGCTCAAGAACCTCTTCCCCCGCCCAAACAtggagggcaagaagaTGGATGGCAATCTCGAGATACATTCCAACGGCATCCGCTTCCGTCCCGACACCATGCCCGGCAAGACCCCAGACAAGGACCACAAGATCGACTTGCTGTTCAGTAACATGAAGCATTTGTTCTTCCAGCCCAGCGAGAAGGAACTCATTGTGCTCCTGCATGTCCACCTCAAGGCGCCAATCATGAtcggcaagaagaagacaTGGGACGTCCAGTTCTACCGCGAAGTGTCCGACATGAACTTCGATGAGACCACCGGCAAGCGACGCAAGGCTCGCtacggcgacgaggacgagatcgagcaGGAGCAAGAGGACCGCCGGAggcgcgccgagctggacaAGATGTTCCAGGCGTTCGCAAAGCGCGTCTCGGACGCCGCCCAGCAACAGCAGTacgagatcgaggtcgatgtgccgttccgcgagctcggcttcAGCGGTGTGCCACACCGCACCAACGTCACATTAATGCCGACGACCGACTGCCTCGTCCATTTGAGCGAGATGCCGTTCACTGTCATCACGCTCTCAGAAATCGAGACCGTCCACTTTGAACGTGTCCAATTTGGCCTTAAGGCGTTCGACATGGTGTTCGTGTTCAACGACTTCAAGAAGGCACCAACCGCGATCAACTCGATTCCCGTCGTACACTTGGACAATGTCAAGGAGTGGCTTGA CTCCGTCGACATTCCTATCTCTGAGGGTCCCGTCAACCTGTCATGGCCTCAGATTATGAAGACGATTAACGACGACCCATACGAGTTCTACAGTATGGGCGGCTGGGAGTTCCTCGTGGGCAACGGCGAGTCGGATGCGGAGGATGAGAGCTCCGAGGGCTCCGtgttcgaggacgagagcgacgactttgacgaggatgagagtAACTCGGAGTCGGACTTCTctgacgatgacgacgacgactcggatGGCAGCGGCGGTGACTTCTCCGACGAGAGTGGCGAGTCGTGGGACGCGTtggagcgcaaggccaagcgcgcaGACGACAAGCGTGCCGACGAGTTCTCAGACGACGACCGCAAGAAGAAAAAGAATGGAGGTCGCCGCTAG